In the genome of Vicia villosa cultivar HV-30 ecotype Madison, WI linkage group LG7, Vvil1.0, whole genome shotgun sequence, one region contains:
- the LOC131616676 gene encoding cell division protein FtsY homolog, chloroplastic has protein sequence MAATASASASFSRFSAISKPPQPQFILFNFPNRTKPPYSRTSSTRFTCSAGQAGLFSKIGRLLKEKAKSDVDKLFSGFSKTRNNLSVIDELLLYWNLSDTDKVLDELEEALLVSDFGPKITIKIVENLRKDILSGKLKSGSEIKEALKKNVLDLLSSKGSKTELQLGFRKPAVIMIIGVNGGGKTTSLGKLAYRLKNGGAKILLAAGDTFRAAASDQLEIWAERTGCEIVVAETEKAKASEVLSKAVKRGKDLGYDIVLCDTSGRLHTNYRLMEELISCKKAVAKVVAGAPNEILLVLDGTTGLNMLPQAREFNEVVGVTGLVLTKLDGSARGGCVVSVVDELGIPVKFVGVGEGVEDLQPFDAEAFVNAIFM, from the exons ATGGCTGCAACTGCCTCTGCTTCCGCCTCATTCTCCCGCTTCTCTGCTATCTCAAAACCACCCCAACCGCAGTTCATCCTCTTCAACTTCCCCAACCGAACCAAACCCCCCTATTCTCGAACCAGCTCAACCCGGTTCACATGTTCCGCCGGTCAGGCCGGGCTATTCTCGAAAATAGGCCGGTTGCTAAAGGAGAAGGCAAAGAGCGACGTAGATAAGCTATTCTCCGGTTTCTCCAAGACTCGTAACAACCTCTCCGTCATCGATGAGCTTCTTCTTTACTGGAATCTCTCCGACACTGACAAAGTCCTCGACGAACTCGAAGAG GCTCTTTTAGTGTCTGATTTTGGGCCTAAAATTACTATAAAGATAGTGGAGAATTTGCGTAAGGATATACTTTCAGGGAAGCTTAAATCAGGGAGTGAGATAAAG GAAGCATTGAAGAAGAACGTTTTGGATTTGTTAAGCAGCAAGGGAAGTAAAACTGAGCTTCAACTTGGATTCAG GAAACCAGCCGTAATAATGATAATTGGTGTTAATGGTGGTGGGAAGACAACATCTTTGG GAAAGCTGGCTTATAGATTGAAGAATGGAGGTGCTAAG ATATTGTTGGCAGCTGGTGATACATTTAGAGCAGCTGCTAGTGATCAGCTCGAAATATGGGCTGAAAGGACCGGGTGTGAGATTGTTGTGGCTGAAACTGAGAAAGCCAAAGCATCAGAAG TGCTTTCAAAGGCTGTAAAAAGAGGAAAAGACCTAGGTTATGATATTGTATTATGTGATACGTCTGGAC GTTTACACACCAATTACAGGCTCATGGAAGAGTTGATTTCTTGTAAAAAGGCTGTTGCTAAAGTAGTTGCTGGTGCACCCAAT GAGATCCTACTGGTTCTGGATGGGACTACTGGTTTGAATATGTTGCCACAGGCCAGAGAATTCAATGAA GTTGTGGGTGTAACTGGTTTAGTTTTGACTAAACTTGATGGTTCTGCAAGAGGTGGCTGTGTG GTCAGTGTGGTTGATGAACTCGGAATCCCTGTAAAATTTGTCGGTGTTGGCGAAGGTGTTGAAGACCTTCAACCCTTTGATGCAGAAGCATTTGTCAATGCCATTTTTATGTAG